CTCGAAAACGTTTTTCAACGGCCTGTTAACTGTTGGAATGATAAACTCATAGTAATTCAGCGATTCGTTGGTAAACCAGAACCGCAATTTATTCAATGATTCAATTTGATGAGGTAACTATCTATGCAAACCCGTGAAGAACGCGACACCATGGGCGTGGTCGAAGTACCCGCCGCCGCATTGTGGGGCGCGCAAACGCAACGTTCGTTGCAGAATTTCAAGATTTCCGGCGAGCGTATGCCGGTGGCGTTGATTCATGCGCTGGCGCGGATCAAGCGCGCTGCCGCCAAGGTCAATCACGATCTGGGTTTACTCAACGCGGCGAGTGCGGCGGCGATCATCGAGGCGGCCGACGAAGTGACCGCGGGCCATTTCGATGATCAGTTTCCATTGGTGGTGTGGCAAACCGGTTCCGGCACGCAGACCAACATGAACGTCAATGAAGTGCTGGCGAACCGCGCGTCGGAAATTCTCGGCGGCGGGCGCGGCGCGGATCGCAAGGTGCATCCGAACGACGACGTCAACAAAGGGCAATCGTCCAATGACGTATTCCCGACCGCGATGCACGTCGCCGCGGTGCAGGAATTGCAGCAATGCTTGATTCCGGCGATTCAGTTGTTGCGCGGCACTTTGGCGGCCAAGGCGCAAGCGTTCGAGGCCATCGTCAAAATCGGCCGCACGCATTTGCAGGATGCCACGCCGTTGACGCTGGGTCAGGAATTTTCCGGGTATGTTGCGCAATTGGATCACGGGTTGAAGCATGTGCAGGCGGCGTTGCCGCATGTATGCGAACTGGCGCTGGGCGGCACGGCGGTCGGCACCGGGCTGAACGCGCACCCGGAATTCGCCGCGCGCGTGGCGGCGGAGTTGTCGCGTTTGACCGGGTTGCCGTTCGTCACCGCGCCGAACAAATTCGAGGCGCTGGCCTGCAACGACGCGCTGGTGCATGCGCACGGCGCGCTGAAAACGCTGGCCGCGTCGTTGATGAAAATCGCCAACGATATCCGTTGGCTGGCTTCCGGGCCGCGTTGCGGCATCGGCGAATTGCGCATTCCGGAGAACGAGCCGGGCAGTTCGATCATGCCGGGCAAGGTCAATCCGACGCAATCGGAAGCGATGACCATGGTGTGCTGCCAGGTCATGGGCAACGATGTGGCGGTCAACATGGGCGGGGCGCTGGGGAATTTCGAGCTGAACGTGATGAAACCGCTGATCATCCATAATTTCCTGCAGAGCGTGCGCTTGCTCGCGGATGCCATGGTCAGTTTCAACGACCATTGCGCCACCGGCATTGAAGCCAATGTCGAGCGCATCGATGCACTGCTGCACAACTCGCTGATGCTGGTGACCGCGCTGAATCCGCACATCGGCTACGACAAAGCCGCCGAGATCGCCAAAAAAGCGCACCGCGAAGGCACAACGTTGAAAGCCGCCGCGATTGCCACCGGCTATGTCACGGCGGAGCAATTCGACGCCTGGGTGGTACCGGAAAAGATGGTCGGTAAATAGCATTTGATGGCTGCTTTTTCCCATACTTCCGAACCCGCCACGCGCCGCGAGCGTTTCGCGTGGTGCATGTACGACTTCGCCAATTCCGGCTATACCACGGTCATTCTGACCGCCATTTTCAATGCTTATTTTGTCGGCGTGATCGCCGCCGAGAGCGGCAACGGCTCTGCGACGCTGCTGTGGACACTGACCATGGCGGCGGCCAATGCGCTGGTGTTGTTGAGCGCGCCGGTGGTAGGCGCAATTGCCGATTACTCCGGTGCGAAAAAACGCTTTCTGACCGCGACCACCGTCGGTTGCGTGGTATTCACGGCGCTGCTGTATTTTGCCGGGCCGGGCGATATCGCGTTGGCGATGGCGCTGGTGATCCTGGCGACGTTCATGTTTTCCAGCGGCGAGAATCTGATCGCGGCGTTTCTGCCGGAAATCAGCACGCCGGAGACGATGGGGCGGCTGTCCGGTTACGGCTGGGCGCTTGGCTACTTCGGCGGATTGCTGTCACTGGTGTTGTGCCTGGTTTATGTCACGCATGCCGAAGAGCAGGGATTATCGGCGGCCGAATACGTGCCGGTGACGAATCTGATCGTCGCGGTGTTGTTCGGTCTTGCCGCATTGCCGACGCTGTTATGGCTGCGTGAGCGCGTCACCGTTTCCGCCACTGCCAATGGCGCTTCACTAATCCGCGCCGGTTTCCAGCGGCTGGGCGCGACCTGGCGTCAGGCGCGGCAACATACCGATTTGTTCCGTTTCTTGGCGTCGCTGACGACTTACTACGCCGGGATTTACATCGTCATCGTACTGGCGGCGGTGTACGCGCAGGAAGTGATGGGGTTTCAAACCAAGGATACGATTATTTTGATCATGGTGGTCAACGTCACCGCCGCGATCGGCGCATTTTTGTTCGGCCATTTGCAAGACCGCATCGGCTCGAAACGCTGTATCGCTATCACGCTGCTGATCTGGATCGCGGCAATCGTCTGCGCGTATTTCGCCGTCGATGAATTTTTGTTCTGGGTCGCCGCCAATTTGATCGGCACGGCCTTGGGTGGCGCGCAATCCGCCGGGCGCGCGCTGGTCGGGCAATTCACACCGGAAGGGCGGCAGGGCGAATTTTTCGGCTTGTGGGGATTGGCGACCAAACTATCCGCGATCATCGGGCCGTTGACCTACGGCGGCATGGTGTATGTGTTTGCAGGCGATCACCGCACGGCGTTGCTCAGCACGCTGGCATTTTTTGTTGCCGGTTTATTGATGTTGGCAGCGGTCGATGAGAAGCGCGGACGGGAAATGGCGAAGGTTGTTTATTGAGGTTTGCCGCTTCAATAGCATTCAGCATTGCCAGAAATAAGATTGCCAACATCGCCGTCATGAACATTTGTGCATTTGTTCACCGTTTATTACAATGATGCAGCATTCAGCAAGAGACTTCACAATTCATAACAGGATGAAAGCCATGAGCCGCTTATCGATTGACCTGACACCGGAGCAGCACCAAAAAATCAAGGCGGTGGCCGCGATGCAAGGAAAATCCATTAAGGAATATGTGCTGGCCCAAATTTTGCCTGCATCGGACGAAGATGAAATAGTCTTGCAGAAATTGGAAAGGTTGTTGGATGAGCGTTTGAAATCCGCACAGGCTGGAGAGATTAGCCAAAAATCAGTCACCGAAATCTTTCAGGAAGTCTATAACGAAAGCACGAAGTAATGTCCGGCTATGAAATCGCTGCGCTAGCTGAAGCGGATATCCGGGCGATTGCCCGTTATACGCTTGAACAGTGGAGAGCAGCGCAAGCTGAACGCTATGCCGCGCTATTATCAGAGCGGTTTGATGCGATTGCGCAAGGTATTATTGTTCCGAAAGTATTTCTGAGAAGCAGGCCGGATTTGCTGTATTCGCACTGCGGACATCATTACATTTTTTATTGGCAGCCAAAGGACAGCAAGAAATCGGTCATCCTGGCCTTGTTGCATGAACGGATGGATCTCATGCAAAAGCTTAAGCATCGATTGATACTATGATTGATATCGAGTGTATTCGTTGAAGCCGATTAACCGGCGATCCACCGCGCTCTGACTTCACCGTGGTTGAGCGCCAGCCACTGCAATGCGATGATCGCGCTGGCGGCGGTGATTTTCTGGGATTTCAGCAGCGCCATCGCGGTGTCGAACGTGACGACATGCACTTTGATGTCTTCGCCTTCTTCGTTGACGCCATGAATACCGTCTGCGCTCGCCGCATCGACACGTCCGCAGAATAGCGCGATGCGTTCCGTGGTGCCGCCGGGACTGACTAGAAAATCATACAGCGGAATCAAATCGGTGACGATGCAACCGGATTCTTCGATGCTTTCGCGCTTGACCACTGCTTCGGCGGTTTCACCGGTTTCGATCATGCCGGCGACGATTTCCAATAGCCAGGGACCGCCGGGTGCATCGATCGCACCGGGCCGGAATTGCTCAATCATGACGATTTCATCCCGGACGGGATCA
This is a stretch of genomic DNA from Nitrosomonas sp. sh817. It encodes these proteins:
- the fumC gene encoding class II fumarate hydratase, with the protein product MQTREERDTMGVVEVPAAALWGAQTQRSLQNFKISGERMPVALIHALARIKRAAAKVNHDLGLLNAASAAAIIEAADEVTAGHFDDQFPLVVWQTGSGTQTNMNVNEVLANRASEILGGGRGADRKVHPNDDVNKGQSSNDVFPTAMHVAAVQELQQCLIPAIQLLRGTLAAKAQAFEAIVKIGRTHLQDATPLTLGQEFSGYVAQLDHGLKHVQAALPHVCELALGGTAVGTGLNAHPEFAARVAAELSRLTGLPFVTAPNKFEALACNDALVHAHGALKTLAASLMKIANDIRWLASGPRCGIGELRIPENEPGSSIMPGKVNPTQSEAMTMVCCQVMGNDVAVNMGGALGNFELNVMKPLIIHNFLQSVRLLADAMVSFNDHCATGIEANVERIDALLHNSLMLVTALNPHIGYDKAAEIAKKAHREGTTLKAAAIATGYVTAEQFDAWVVPEKMVGK
- the nudF gene encoding ADP-ribose diphosphatase, with the protein product MTKDFEVVEKNVCYQGFFRLEKYHLRHRLFSGEWSALLTREMFERGHAAAVLPYDPVRDEIVMIEQFRPGAIDAPGGPWLLEIVAGMIETGETAEAVVKRESIEESGCIVTDLIPLYDFLVSPGGTTERIALFCGRVDAASADGIHGVNEEGEDIKVHVVTFDTAMALLKSQKITAASAIIALQWLALNHGEVRARWIAG
- a CDS encoding type II toxin-antitoxin system RelE/ParE family toxin yields the protein MSGYEIAALAEADIRAIARYTLEQWRAAQAERYAALLSERFDAIAQGIIVPKVFLRSRPDLLYSHCGHHYIFYWQPKDSKKSVILALLHERMDLMQKLKHRLIL
- a CDS encoding DUF1778 domain-containing protein, encoding MSRLSIDLTPEQHQKIKAVAAMQGKSIKEYVLAQILPASDEDEIVLQKLERLLDERLKSAQAGEISQKSVTEIFQEVYNESTK
- a CDS encoding MFS transporter, with protein sequence MAAFSHTSEPATRRERFAWCMYDFANSGYTTVILTAIFNAYFVGVIAAESGNGSATLLWTLTMAAANALVLLSAPVVGAIADYSGAKKRFLTATTVGCVVFTALLYFAGPGDIALAMALVILATFMFSSGENLIAAFLPEISTPETMGRLSGYGWALGYFGGLLSLVLCLVYVTHAEEQGLSAAEYVPVTNLIVAVLFGLAALPTLLWLRERVTVSATANGASLIRAGFQRLGATWRQARQHTDLFRFLASLTTYYAGIYIVIVLAAVYAQEVMGFQTKDTIILIMVVNVTAAIGAFLFGHLQDRIGSKRCIAITLLIWIAAIVCAYFAVDEFLFWVAANLIGTALGGAQSAGRALVGQFTPEGRQGEFFGLWGLATKLSAIIGPLTYGGMVYVFAGDHRTALLSTLAFFVAGLLMLAAVDEKRGREMAKVVY